Proteins from a genomic interval of Providencia stuartii:
- the btuC gene encoding vitamin B12 ABC transporter permease BtuC, producing the protein MNQSVEYLQAKQRKTDCRRIAVLGLLLIVIALFSLCAGEVWLWPHQWREEAAQLFVWQIRFPRLLAVITIGASLAVTGAIMQALFENPLAEPGLLGISNGAGVAVVLTVLLSHGITQYGLISVGAIIGALLLTLLLSFFARVKHFNNSSLLLVGVALGVICGAIMTWMVYMSSNLDLRQLLYWMMGSFSGIDWRQFGLIVACAPFLLWAICQGNTLNYLSLGSLQAYQLGFSHHRWRLVLIIVTGVLIGLSVAIAGAISFVGLVIPHVLRLIGLTDNRTLLPGCAIAGAGGLLLADILSRILIANAEVPIGVITATLGAPIFIWLLARNNQWR; encoded by the coding sequence ATGAATCAATCGGTTGAATACTTACAGGCCAAACAGCGTAAAACAGACTGCCGACGTATTGCTGTACTAGGGCTATTGCTGATAGTGATCGCACTATTTTCTCTTTGTGCGGGGGAAGTGTGGTTATGGCCTCATCAATGGCGTGAAGAGGCAGCGCAATTATTTGTTTGGCAAATTCGTTTTCCTCGCTTATTGGCTGTTATTACGATTGGTGCATCTTTGGCGGTGACGGGGGCTATTATGCAAGCCCTATTTGAAAACCCATTGGCGGAACCAGGGCTATTGGGTATCAGTAATGGGGCGGGGGTAGCAGTCGTATTGACCGTCTTATTATCCCATGGCATCACTCAGTATGGGTTAATCAGTGTTGGTGCCATTATTGGTGCATTATTATTAACCTTACTATTATCTTTTTTCGCACGTGTAAAACATTTTAATAATAGTAGCTTGTTGCTTGTAGGGGTTGCCCTTGGCGTAATATGCGGTGCCATCATGACATGGATGGTTTACATGAGTAGTAACTTGGATTTGCGTCAGCTACTTTATTGGATGATGGGCAGTTTTAGCGGTATCGATTGGCGTCAATTTGGATTAATTGTGGCATGTGCTCCTTTTTTGTTATGGGCTATTTGCCAAGGTAATACACTTAATTATTTGTCCCTCGGTTCGTTACAAGCTTATCAACTTGGTTTTTCTCATCATCGTTGGCGCCTTGTATTAATTATAGTCACAGGGGTTTTAATTGGATTGAGTGTTGCTATTGCAGGGGCTATCAGTTTTGTCGGTTTGGTGATCCCACATGTTTTACGTTTAATTGGCTTGACGGATAATCGCACATTATTACCAGGATGTGCCATTGCGGGGGCAGGCGGGTTATTATTAGCCGATATTTTGTCCCGAATATTAATTGCTAATGCCGAAGTGCCAATTGGCGTGATAACGGCAACCTTAGGAGCCCCTATTTTTATTTGGCTTTTAGCGCGTAATAACCAATGGCGATAA
- a CDS encoding RhoGAP domain-containing protein — translation MAIKTSNTPINKLVSFIELAFHHEQKGFLASIRKIINCCKSYFGIPAQYQHESIEQKNKSIELISIKRLDIQEQESLLPPSHYKTFDELQEMESRITQQQTAKRIEKQNVCAINEYIGIAYEDRLKYQQINEIGTAILSHPNYLYETGPFRISGNKQRVEIILQHLASNKSIDSFFIQQNNIEVSDLTSAYKKLVGNVLDGSSSERKTLSTLFTKYHDAVVNKAAVKRFIETKPTLATSENHILAVSDTKIAASLPPLKKQPLILQIAVPLLIEIGRHAEKHQMTPENLSIAFAPTLDRTDYSKTTGNPLDQLKQIELAQLPIHYFSALLHR, via the coding sequence ATGGCTATAAAAACTTCAAACACTCCAATAAATAAACTCGTATCATTTATTGAATTAGCCTTCCATCATGAGCAAAAAGGCTTTCTGGCTTCTATTCGCAAGATCATTAATTGTTGTAAAAGTTACTTTGGTATTCCTGCTCAATATCAGCATGAGTCAATAGAACAAAAAAATAAATCTATTGAGCTAATAAGTATCAAAAGATTAGATATACAGGAGCAAGAATCTTTGTTGCCACCTTCGCATTATAAAACATTTGATGAATTACAAGAGATGGAATCAAGAATAACACAGCAACAAACAGCAAAACGGATTGAAAAACAGAATGTATGCGCTATCAATGAGTATATTGGTATCGCTTATGAAGATCGCCTTAAATACCAACAAATTAATGAGATTGGTACGGCTATTTTATCTCATCCAAATTACTTATATGAAACAGGACCCTTTCGAATCTCAGGCAACAAACAGAGAGTTGAAATAATATTGCAGCATCTCGCTAGTAATAAATCTATTGATTCCTTTTTTATTCAACAAAATAATATTGAAGTATCTGATCTAACATCAGCATATAAAAAATTAGTTGGCAACGTGTTAGATGGCTCATCGAGTGAACGAAAAACATTATCGACTCTCTTCACAAAATATCATGATGCCGTCGTAAACAAAGCCGCAGTTAAACGTTTTATTGAAACAAAACCAACATTAGCAACAAGCGAAAATCATATTTTAGCCGTTTCTGATACAAAAATTGCAGCCTCACTGCCACCACTAAAAAAACAGCCATTGATATTACAAATAGCAGTACCTCTGCTGATCGAAATTGGCCGTCATGCAGAAAAACACCAGATGACCCCAGAAAATTTATCGATTGCCTTTGCCCCGACTCTCGATAGAACCGATTATTCTAAAACAACGGGAAATCCGCTTGATCAACTCAAACAAATAGAACTTGCACAATTACCGATTCATTATTTTAGCGCATTGTTGCATAGATAG
- the ihfA gene encoding integration host factor subunit alpha, producing MALTKAEMSENLFEKLGVSKRDAKDLVETFFEEVRLSLENGEQVKLSGFGNFDLRDKNQRPGRNPKTGEDIPITARRVVTFRPGQKLKSRVEKATPKE from the coding sequence ATGGCGCTTACTAAAGCTGAAATGTCAGAAAATTTGTTCGAAAAACTGGGTGTTAGCAAACGTGATGCTAAAGACCTTGTGGAAACTTTCTTTGAAGAGGTCCGCCTTTCCTTAGAAAATGGTGAGCAAGTAAAATTATCTGGATTCGGTAACTTTGATTTACGTGATAAAAATCAACGTCCCGGACGTAACCCAAAAACTGGGGAAGATATTCCAATTACTGCACGCCGTGTTGTTACTTTCCGCCCTGGCCAAAAATTGAAAAGCCGTGTGGAAAAAGCAACACCGAAAGAGTAA